Below is a window of Deltaproteobacteria bacterium DNA.
GTGCCGGTAGGTGTGGCGGCCAGCCTGACCGCTTGGGGCAGGGCCTGCCCGCGCGGCACCACCCGTGACCACAGCCGGTCCTGGAGCCGGTCGGTCAGCTTTTCCGGCGCGCCCTCGGCCACGATGCGGCCTTTGGCCATGATGGCCAGGCGGGGGCACAGGTTCTCCACGTCCTCGACGATATGGGTCGACAAGAGGACCACGGCTTCTTCGGCCACGTCGGCCAGGACCCGATGAAACCGGTTACGTTCGGCCGGGTCGAGGCCGGCCGTGGGTTCGTCGACGATGAGCAAACGCGGCGAGCCGATCAGGGCCATGGCAATGCCGAAGCGCCGCATCATGCCACCCGAATAGGTGGTCACGGCGCGGTGAGCCGCGTCGGACAGGTTGACCCGCTCAAGGAGCGTTTCCACCTCGGCGCGGCGTTTCTGCTGATCGGTCCGGCCTTTGAGCCAGGCAAAGCGGTCGAGCAGATCCCGGCCGCTGACGCCGGGATAGGCTCCGATCTGCTGCGGCAGATAGCCCAGACGGCGGCGCAGATGGTTGGGATCGGCCAGGGTATCGACGCCATCCAGCATGATCCGGCCCGTATCCGGGGCCTGGAGGGTGGCCAGGGTGCGCATGAGGGTGCTCTTGCCGGCCCCGTTGGGTCCAAGAAGACCGTACAGGCCCAGCGAGACATCCAGGTCGATGCCATCCAGGGCCTTGATTCCGTTGGCATAGGTTTTGGTCAGGCCGCGAATGGTCAGGCCGTGGGATTGGGACATATGATCTCCTCGCGATGAATGGTTTGAGGCAACGCGCTCCGCAGGTGCCAGTCCTTGGCCAGACTCTGGGCGTCCCACATGGCGCGGTAACGGCCGCCAGCCTTCAGCAATTCGGCGTGTTTTCCCTGTTCGACCAGTCTGCCTTCGTCCAGGACCAGGATGGCGTCCGCGCCGACAATGGTCGACAAACGGTGGGCGATGACAATGACGGTCCGGTCCCGGACCAGGGCGTCGATGGCCCGCTGCACCGCGACCTCGCTTTCCGTGTCCAGGGCCGCCGTGGGCTCGTCCAGGATGACGATGGGGGCGTTTTTGAGGATGGCCCGGGCAATGCTGATGCGCTGGCGCTCACCGCCGGACAGGCAGCCGCCGATGTCGCCGACCCTGGTTCCGTAGCCGTCGGGCAGGCGGGAGATGAACTCATGGCAGTGGGCGGCCCTGGCCGCTTCCTCGACCTCGGCGTCGGTGGCCTCGGCGCGGCCCATGCGGATGTTGTTCAGGATGGTGTCGTCAAATAGATAGACGTCTTGGAAGACCACGGACACGTGGCGCATGATGGTTTCGGGGTCCATGTCGCGCAGGTCCACGCCGCCGATGCGCACGCTGCCGGTTTGCGGATCGGCATGGCGCATGATCAGGCGGGTGACTGTGGTCTTGCCCGAGCCCGATGGCCCGACCAGGGCCGTCAGCGACCGCTCGGGCAGGGTGAAGCCGACATTGGTCAGGATCTGCTCCGGGTTGTCGGCGTAGCGAAAGTCCACGCCTTCAAACCGGATATCAAAGGATTGGGGGATGCCGGGCTGGATGGGCACGGGCAGGGGCGGTATGGCCATGAGCTGTTCAACCTGCTCGAACCCGGCCTCCATGAGGTCAAAGGCATCGGACAGATGAAAGGAGACGGCCAGAGGCTCGGCAAAGCGGGCCACGACCACCAGCAGGGCGGTCAGGGCGGCCAGGTCCAGGCTGCCGGTCAGGATGAACCACACTCCCAGGATCATGACCAGGACCAGGCCTATCTGCACCACGGACGAGGCCAGGAGGCTGATTTGCAAGTCGCGCAGTTGGGCCTTTTCCTGAATCAGGCGCAGGTGGTCCAGGGACTGGCGCAGACGTTCGGCCCGTGCGCCGGTCTGGCCCGTGGCCCGCAGCACGGGCAGGCCCTGGGCGTATTCGATCAGGTCGGCCGAGGTGCGGGCATGGGCCTCGGCCAGGGTGCGCATTTTTTCTCCGGTGCTGCGGCGACGGCGGTGGTAGACCGGCGTGGCCAGGGCCAGCAACACGAGCATGGCCAGGGCCAGGCGCCAGTCCACGAATATGGTCACGATCAGGGCCACGGCCGGGGTGACGATGGAATTGATGAAGGTCGAGGAAATCATGCCCATGGGCGTGATGATCTCGTCCACGTTGCCAGCCAGTACGGCCGAAAGCTCACCGGTGCGTTTGCGGTACAGCTCTTCCAGGGGCATGCGCCGCAGCTGCTTGCCCAGGCTCACCCGCAGATCGTGGGTCACGTCGGCCAGGGGGCTGGAATAGTCGAAGTCCCGGGCTTTCCAGCGCAGGACCGCGTCGAGGACCGTGCACAGCACCAGGAAGGCCAGCCACCACGCGGCGGCCCCGGTGTTGATGGGCGAGGCCAGCATGAGGCGCAGCAACGGGTAAAAGGCGGCAAAAGCCAGGCCCTGGACCACGGCCGAGAGCAGGGAAAAGAGCATGCTGCGGCGCAGGAGCGGGGACTGATCCCCGGCGGCGAGCTGCATGCGCCGCCAGGTTTCGGCCAGGGAGGGGACAGGGCGGAAGGAATCGGTCAGAGTGTTCATGGCTGCTCCTTGTCAGGACCGGGTTGCGTCGTCACGGCCCAGGGTCCAGCCCTGAGCCTGTTCGTAATTGCGCCACAATCGGGCGTAGACGCCGTTCGCGGCGACCAGGTCGCCGTGGCGGCCGTGTTCGGCCACCCGTCCCTGGTCCAGGACCACGATCTGGTCCGCGTCGCGGATGGTCGAGAGGCGGTGGGCGATGATGATGACCGTGCGCCCTTGCATCAGGTTGGCCAGGGCCGCGATCAGGGCGGCCTCG
It encodes the following:
- a CDS encoding ABC transporter ATP-binding protein, which encodes MSQSHGLTIRGLTKTYANGIKALDGIDLDVSLGLYGLLGPNGAGKSTLMRTLATLQAPDTGRIMLDGVDTLADPNHLRRRLGYLPQQIGAYPGVSGRDLLDRFAWLKGRTDQQKRRAEVETLLERVNLSDAAHRAVTTYSGGMMRRFGIAMALIGSPRLLIVDEPTAGLDPAERNRFHRVLADVAEEAVVLLSTHIVEDVENLCPRLAIMAKGRIVAEGAPEKLTDRLQDRLWSRVVPRGQALPQAVRLAATPTGT
- a CDS encoding ABC transporter ATP-binding protein; this encodes MNTLTDSFRPVPSLAETWRRMQLAAGDQSPLLRRSMLFSLLSAVVQGLAFAAFYPLLRLMLASPINTGAAAWWLAFLVLCTVLDAVLRWKARDFDYSSPLADVTHDLRVSLGKQLRRMPLEELYRKRTGELSAVLAGNVDEIITPMGMISSTFINSIVTPAVALIVTIFVDWRLALAMLVLLALATPVYHRRRRSTGEKMRTLAEAHARTSADLIEYAQGLPVLRATGQTGARAERLRQSLDHLRLIQEKAQLRDLQISLLASSVVQIGLVLVMILGVWFILTGSLDLAALTALLVVVARFAEPLAVSFHLSDAFDLMEAGFEQVEQLMAIPPLPVPIQPGIPQSFDIRFEGVDFRYADNPEQILTNVGFTLPERSLTALVGPSGSGKTTVTRLIMRHADPQTGSVRIGGVDLRDMDPETIMRHVSVVFQDVYLFDDTILNNIRMGRAEATDAEVEEAARAAHCHEFISRLPDGYGTRVGDIGGCLSGGERQRISIARAILKNAPIVILDEPTAALDTESEVAVQRAIDALVRDRTVIVIAHRLSTIVGADAILVLDEGRLVEQGKHAELLKAGGRYRAMWDAQSLAKDWHLRSALPQTIHREEIICPNPTA